The Dioscorea cayenensis subsp. rotundata cultivar TDr96_F1 chromosome 7, TDr96_F1_v2_PseudoChromosome.rev07_lg8_w22 25.fasta, whole genome shotgun sequence genome includes a region encoding these proteins:
- the LOC120264642 gene encoding putative transferase At4g12130, mitochondrial: MLLLRRSSHLFKRFFSSHQALDDAGPMACPLSSRSVIRFTGPDTLKFLQGLLTNDVRALAGLAAGEHSGRTLNVPQRSSPPLYAALLTPQGRFLYDLFLFRPPRQEEQLDRTGSGPGSSGSEEVVELLADVDAAVLDEILDCFKRYRLRSKVDIENVAKEFSCWQRFGGRAVPSSGQDPEAASVGWGGGIDKASVSSAEASEIGWQWFADPRLDCLGFRGIFPSSTLPPLVEADKEAEEEHYLLWRLERGVAEGSTEIPKGEAIPLEYNLAALNAISFDKGCYVGQELVARTHHRGVIRKRLVPFKFVVDNGKELEQKVSPGSEIVETSSKKKVGTVSTALGCRVMGLVKLEEVFKPSPALSIRDNNVKVKAIKPDWWPADWVQVHEDKSSIA, encoded by the exons ATGCTTCTTCTCCGGCGATCCTCTCACCTCTTCAAGCGCTTCTTCTCATCGCACCAAGCCCTCGACGATGCCGGCCCCATGGCTTGCCCACTCTCCTCCCGCTCCGTCATCCGGTTCACTGGCCCAGACACGCTCAAGTTCCTCCAGGGCCTCCTCACCAACGACGTCCGGGCCCTCGCTGGGCTTGCCGCCGGCGAACACTCTGGGCGGACCCTTAACGTACCCCAGCGTTCCTCCCCACCGCTGTATGCTGCCCTGCTTACTCCTCAGGGGAGGTTTCTCTACGATCTCTTCCTTTTCCGGCCTCCCCGTCAGGAAGAGCAGCTGGACCGGACGGGGTCGGGGCCTGGATCTAGTGGATCGGAGGAGGTCGTGGAGCTTCTTGCTGATGTCGATGCTGCGGTCTTGGATGAGATCCTCGATTGCTTCAAAAG GTATAGGTTGAGATCCAAAGTTGATATAGAGAACGTGGCAAAGGAGTTCTCTTGCTGGCAGCGCTTCGGTGGTCGTGCTGTGCCATCATCTGGTCAAGACCCTGAGGCTGCATCTGTTGGCTGGGGAGGTGGGATTGATAAGGCTAGTGTATCTTCTGCAGAGGCGTCTGAGATTGGTTGGCAATGGTTCGCCGATCCTAGATTGGATTGCCTTGGATTCAGGGGAATTTTCCCCTCCAGCACTCTTC CACCATTGGTCGAGGCAGATAAGGAAGCAGAGGAAGAACATTACTTGCTATGGAGACTGGAGAGAGGAGTTGCGGAGGGTTCAACAGAAATTCCAAAAG GTGAAGCTATACCTCTTGAGTATAATCTTGCTGCATTAAATGCCATCTCCTTTGATAAAGGGTGCTATGTCGGCCAAGAGCTAGTTGCTCGAACACACCATCGTGGTGTTATCCGCAAGCGCTTGGTTCCATTCAAGTTTGTTGTTGATAATGGAAAGG AACTGGAGCAAAAGGTGTCTCCTGGGTCAGAAATAGTAGAGACTAGTTCTAAAAAAAAGGTCGGCACTGTCAGCACTGCCCTGGGCTGCCGGGTGATGGGCCTAGTGAAGTTGGAAGAGGTTTTCAAGCCTTCACCTGCTTTAAGTATCAGAGATAACAATGTGAAGGTTAAGGCTATTAAACCAGATTGGTGGCCAGCTGACTGGGTGCAGGTACATGAAGATAAAAGTTCAATTGCTTGA